Genomic window (Rosa chinensis cultivar Old Blush chromosome 6, RchiOBHm-V2, whole genome shotgun sequence):
TAATTTGTCTGTTGGATTGCTTATTGATACATTGCGAGAAACAAAATAGCTAATTTATGTATAAGGTTACAATTGAGGTAAACTACTGGGTTCCCATTTTGTGATATTCCACTTTTAAGTTCCTTTACGTATGCTTTGCTAGAGTTTGATAGGCCTTAGGTATTGCAAATCTTCATCTGCTTATGTGCCTccatctattttatttttagttccTGCATCAGCGGGAAATCTTCGTCTATATTTGCATTAGCAAATTAAGCacatataattacataaagaagtggttgttttctattgttttcattCTCATAAATTTAATTGCTGAGAATCCAAAATAGACATAGAGAAGTggttgttttctattgttttaatACTCATATATTTGTATATTAAAACGGTAAGATCTTTTATTGTTGTATTCTCCTTTCTCTGCATATACAGATCGTTCTTTAACCAAGTTGAGAAGAGATAATTGAACTTCATGAAATATAGATTGTATTAGGAACTTCTGTATGCTAATGTTTACAAATTGATATGTGAATATTCTGTGAGTACACAGATCAGGAAGACAGGACCTTGAAAATGCTTGCTATAGTTTGATTCATTTACTAAGCATTGTCTATATCTTTCATATACTGAAAAGGACTATTGTGAGTTTTGATTACTGCATTGTAAGTGGGAAGTGTTTATGTTTCAGATACTGAGCATTGTCTATATCTTTCATATACTGAAAAGGACTATTGTGAGTTTTGATTACTGCATTGTAAGTGGCGAGTGTTTACGTTTTAGATATTTAATCATTGTTGTATAAGAATATGAATATGTTAATGGAATAAATCCATAAAGTACATGACTATGGTTTTCCTTACAGGTTTAGGACGTAAAATTTTTTATGGGAGGAAACAAAGTTCAATACCTATAAATAAAGGCTGAAGGTCCCTTCTCTATTCATTATATACACACATACATTATTCTCAAACCCCATTACGAGAGTGTCTAAGGAGATTGCATAGAGAAGAAGAGCTTCAATGGCCACAGGAGGTTAGTAATTCTGTTCATCAATATTTACTTAAGATCTGAATTGTATTCATTATGTACTTGTGTTCTCATATTGAGTGCAAAGCTATTTCAGTTTTTAACATTTTGACATGTAGCCGGAAAACAAAATAGATAGTGTTAAATGGTAATAACTTATTAAATTGGTTTAGATTGAAGCAGAAGGCAGTTCATGTGGTCTGGATTAGGCTTTTTGAATCTTGTGATTATATGAGGGTTAGTGCTTTAAATATAGActcaaaatgaaaaagaaaaaaatggtagCAACTATTAGTACCTAACAGGCTAACACACACGCACTTGAAGAAAAAGTCATCCAGTTAACAAGACATATACCTGTGAGTACGTGCTGATGCAATGGCTTCTTGTCATTCATTTATGAACggtaaaaactgaaattactaGTGGCCGGCTTAATTACCTCTATGCTAATTATTTTCTAACTAATGAATTTACAAACAGAAGCCAATTGGCCCTAACCCTTGTATATGACTAATGAATTATTTATGTATGTATATGATAAAGCAAAAATGAAGTGTATACCAATTATTTTATGTCAAATTCAACCATCCAATAGATTTGAAAATCCTTCTTCCTAAGTTGTCATCAACCTCTCGTGACTTAAAGTGCACACCTTCAGGATGAAAACAGTCGTAGTGATGGTTAGACTATAAAAGATGGATACTAAGTAGAATCTTGTTTTGGACCCCCCCGCCTTTCTTTGACCTTTCTTTGTAATTTGCTCTGTGTCTTTGGTCATTTAATGTTTAAACAGGTATGGCTGTAATGAGTGTTGATGATATTATAATGAGGTTAAAACGAAAGCGTGCcatagaagaagaggaaaataaaGAGAATGAAAATTATTTTTGGTGCTTCTGTATCAGTGATTGCTTTAATAATAGAGTGGTATCATAAGACATTTCTTGTTAAAGAGCCCTCACGTGATTGGGATCAAGAAAGACAGTCCTAGCAAGTAAATTTGGATTTTTAGCACATGTGTTGGTCTAGTTTAAATTTAGATTTTACATTTTCATTGCATTATTAATTATGGTATTTCTTCAATCAGTTTAtcgtttatttatttgattcGATTTAAATTCCATTGACaaaaattaatccaaacactAGAATTCATAATTCTTGTCATTTTAAAAATTCTACGTTATGAAATCCAAACAATGGAATTCTCGATTAATGGAATTTAAATTCATGAAATTGTAATTCCCATGATTTTAGAATTTCTGTGGAAATTTAAATTACTCTATCCAAACACACTAACTACATTTGCAAAACCACCACTACTATTTCCTTCGCCCTGCTATAATCACACCACCATGCACGCCTTCTTCCATCGTCCACTGGTTACGCATTATGTGTGATAGGTCATAAATTTTTGGTCATACCTGCACATTTCTGATGCCACAATTGGCACAAAATCTGTGCATACAGAAACGAACAAGAAGGTGGCAAGCAAATGAAGCAGTAATAGTGAAGATAACTTAAAAGGAAATGCTAATCTAAATTAAGCATGCCAAGTCTGTTGTCTCAGAATATTAAAGTTGTATTGCCTCACATATGTTCATTGAGTAGCTCTATCCTTAGATTTCTTACAAACCCTCCTCTCACACCCTATCCTACAAAGATCCATCAGCATTTGCACCACTACCTCCTCGCCGGCTTGCTGTTGTGTTCTTCAATATCtgtaacaaaaataaacaaatgtcACAAgctatatataaaataaaactagCAAGTGTTACATTACAGATGCAGCGTAATACAAGGAATCAAGGCCTTCAGTATAAACTTAAAACTGTTCTAGTGACCAGTTTTGGAAATGTTTTCCAGCCGTCACGTCTCCAAGGACAAAGGCTTGTGAAGTTTCACAAATACCCTAATTGATATGCATTTACCAATTAAGACAATGACAAGATGCATAGTTTGGGTGTCATTTCATGCTCAGATGTGCAAAAATTAGCTATGGCAACAATAAGGATGTGGTAAGAAATGATAGACAACTAAACGAGACTTAAGAAATCCTAACAAGTACAATTTTGCTCACATCCATTGGTACATTACTAATTTACTACCATTTCCACATGGTGGTATCATGTGTTGGACACTAAAACTACAAACGTGGCGCTTGTTAAGAAAGATCATAAACTGAAACATAATGAATCTTTTATAACAAACAGAATCACATATAGTAACTTTGATGAACCATTTTAATCATGAACCAAAATAAACTTGGCGGCACCACCTCTATCCCTTATTCCATACATCACCTTTCTTCATTAAAGAGAAAACTATGAAGTAATGGATCTGGTGGAGTAGGCCCCCAATCACATGCATGTCCCTAACACTTTCAACTTTCAGTAAGTGACATCAATCGAGGCCCCAAGCCCCCAACAATCATCCTATATATATGCTCCATCACCTCAACTATCTTTCCCGGAAATACCCCTAAATGCAAACCTTTCCTTTATACTGATTAAAGCTTAGTTCTCTATGTCATCAGCATCACTAACATTATGAAATGCTATCAAATTGAAtaaattttccaacaaaaaTGGTACCATAATGATAGACAAGGATGATGAATATGTAGGGTAAGGAGAATGATGTCACATACATGTCTAAGCATCTGATTCTCATTCTGCAAAGTAGAGAGCCTCTCATCAAGCTCAGAATTCTTCTGCTCCAAGTCTTTCACTCTAACTTCCAAGTCACTCAAGTATGCCTTCTTCCTTTCCCTCGCTTGCTGAGCAGAGACTCTGTTCCTTAACAACCTGTTTAGTTTTGCAACCCAAAAAACCAAAATGCCAATGAGTTCACGCAAGAAGGGCAGAACAGTTAAATCAACTATGAAAGCGGTGCGGGTAAGCTCACCTCTTCAACCTCTTGCTTTCCTTGTCAGCTGGGCTTCTTCCCCTCTTTCGTTGGTCAGCTGCCACTTGGACCCGGTCTGGACCGGCCACGGAACCGGCTTCCCTGCCAGAGACCGATGCTCCGGCTGATTCGCCGCCAATCTCCGGCACTCTCCTGATCTCCTCATCACTTTCCATGCCTAAAGTTcaggcaaagaaaaaaaaatcatctttgtCAGGACCTCATATTTAAATACTTGGTTCCTCCATATCTTTCCTTCAAAAGAAACAATCTTTTAAACAACAATATCTAACGTTTCAATTGAGTAAATCCCGCATTTTGAAAAACCCAGATGGGAAATTTCTAAATTCTTCAGATTTAGAATGGAACAGACTCATATAACAAGTTAAGCTATACATGGTAAAAAAGAGCCATCCTTTGTATCTGAAACAACGTAACAGCCTAAAAGAGATGAGCTTTGCCGCCAAAAGCATTTCCCGTCAAAAAGAACAAACACCCAGTTAAGAAAGTCATTGATTATGCAAAACCCAGAAGGGAAATTTGTAGACTCTTTAGATTCAGAGTTTCAGAGACTTAAGTTATGATTAAGCTTAAATAGGagaaataagaaaaaatgaGTGAAAGTCTAACAATCTGACCTTCTTTAACTTCGAGCTGGAATGCAGAGCTGGAAGACCTCTCACTGCTCGAAGGCAGAGAGCTGGCGGCAAGAGAGCTGGTCGCCTGGTCTTGCAACATTTGATCCAGAGATTAGGCACAGAGAAATATGGAAAAAATAGATCTTTGTATGGTTTTCAAGtgagagaaaatgaaaagagcgggactttaatgtttcattagaGTAAATAACAGAGGAGGGTTCTGCGAGCGGCATCGTGGAGCTTTGTGAGCCATAAAGGAGTAGGATGAATCAAAGGTTTGCAGGGGTGGATCGTGGAGGTAGAGGGATCGTCGGATTGGATTCAGATCTAAGGGATGGTATGGGAAGTTGGGTGGGAGATGCAATGAACTGGGACCACGTTATGTGCTGGATATATGGAAGCGCATGTGTTTCTAGATTTTGGTAAAGCATAAACTATATGCCGCAGTAGAGTAATTCCTTTGAGGTAATGGGTAAGTGCAATGCACGCATAGATATTTAGAGATGAGTTGGTGCCAAAATGAGTTTGATTAAGATTCTTGACATTGTTAGTGGAGTACGTGAATTAACTTTATCGTTagcttttgatcaaaaaaaaactttatcgTTATCCTTAAatttatgtaattaatataAAAAATCTGACTGTCAAAATATAATTTAATTTCTGAATTATTCAAAACTGTGAGCATGAATCTTTAACAAAACTTGTGTTTTTACATCTATTTTGGTGATCAAGTGCGAAAACCATAATAAGCACAAGCTCATACCAAAGCCAATCAGTCATAATCCGACCTACCAAAATGCCAAATGCTTGAGCATCTATCCGTTGACCCCAAAATAGGGCATGAAATCAttttaagcatatatatatatttttttgatgGTTGATTTTGCTATCCAATTGAAAGACGCAAAGGCAACCTAAGTTGAACAGGGTTTGGATGGGACCAAAGAACAGTAATTTCTGTACCAAGCGACTTTTTATGAATCTACCAGACGATCACCATCACACAAAAGACTTTGAACTCTCTAAATATCATCTTTCAAATATCGACTTCCGTCGGCTGCAAAGGGAGATGTAAGGTCCAAGTTGCTCTTCTTGCTTACATCGTTCCAACCCCTTCGGGTTAAGATAGACTAGTTCATTTTCAGAGTAAAGATGTGATGCTTGGAGTAGCCATAAAAATGTTACAATAGGTAGACTGATATTTGTGGTGGCCCAAAAACGTCGCTGCCAATCCTTTACAAATAATCCCTCGTAACTTGAAGGAAGTCTCTTTCCGCCATAGAGTAGTAGAATGAAGTTATGAAGGTGGGCTTTTGTCCCTTTCCTGACCAAAACATTTGTTCTTTCCTCTCTAAATCATAAGGGAATGGAGATGGGATTTGTTTCCTAACCATACTTTCTCCTTAATTACATGAAAGTGATCTGGTGGAATACCATTTTGTCATTACGTTCAGTTAGATAAGACATAGGAGAGAAGATCCTGATTACCCATGCTCCAAGTAAAGGAATGAAATAAATACATGAAATTGATAGCGGAAATTGAAACTCTATTATTTGAAGCATTTATCCATATAGATTCTGACATTCCACAGTTTCTCCAAGAGTTcaacaaaactgaaacaatAGTTACAAGAATTTAAGATGTGGGATTTTTCTGTATGCAGTAACGCACAAAATGCGATCACACTCTTAAGCAACACATATGTATACTGTAAGATATTGAGAATGCTTATACATGAACAAACATCAATGGCTAAAAGATGAATGAAAGAAGCCTGAATCACACACGAAGGATATAAACAAACTATGCCATCTCCTTTCCGCGGTTGAATTTCCGGGTTGCCCATTTTCTGAAAACAGCTGGAAACATCTTCATGAATTTGGTTTTAAAAGAATTATTCTTTTTGGCTGGGGTAGAATTATTGCCGGTGCAAATGGTGAGTTCTACATTTGAATTGCTATAAACCAGACCAAGGGGTTTGGCACTGTGGCAGAGCCTTAGCTCTCTAAACTCTGTCCTGGCTACCTCTTTTTGTAATGCCTCATCCCATACTAAGCCCGAAGAGCCTTGCCTCCTAAATGAGGTAACTGACCTTGGTAATGTAGCCATAGTCTCTCAATCTGATTTCTCAGTTGTGATTATATTTGTTCTATGAAAAAGTTGTGATGCACGATTCTAGGTGAGCATGCAATTATATATACCAGAGGAAAGAGATTAAATGTGAATGGGAGAAGCAGAAGAGGTCAGGGGATGGCATCTAATGAATAACATATGCTTCCAATATGTCTTATGTTTAAAGTTATTTATTCTAGGAAAGAACCACTGTACTGTTGCCGTCCTTTATTATTCTCTTCCTAGTTCTCTTAACCCACCCAAGGGAAAAGAAGATTATAGAGGTCAAAGATTTTTTATTATATTGCTGAGTTGAAGAGTTAACTAAACCAAGATACCTTCGGCTCTAGCGATTCCATCCAATTTGTTAACAAACATATGCTTTATCACATAGGCAGATATATGCTATTAGGTTGGTCTTTTTTTCATGGTGATTTACCCTTTTCCAGGTTTGTAAGTTTAGTACAAACAAAAGCAGGCCATTTCTCTTAAATACTAAAAACTCTATCACATGTCATTACAATTTTAAGTACCTGATTTACatattgttctagttgacagtAGTAGGAGCAGACGGTTGATATGGACGCCGAGAGTCAGGAACCCCCTCTTCAGAACGTTTTTCTTCAAACCATTTCACAATTCTTTTGCGCGGCAGGTTTGTCACATGCACTATGCTGCTGACAATTGCATTCTGCGGCACAAGTTAATGCACACGCAGCATCAGAAAATGGTGCCCAATTTCTTTCAAGTTAATATAACACGCAGCATCAAAATGAGTTGCTTACTGTTGGGCGCTTTGTTCTTCTATAAACTCTTTCAAGGGTGTCAAGATGCACTTTCTTCAGTCTCTTCTGACCAGAAAACTTTTGTTGCCGGACATGAACCGGCACCTTCACTGCAGTGTCGACCGCTGCAGTATCTGTAGTAGGTTCCACACCAGTTTCCACAGTGGTTTCCACAACAGTTTCTACAGGCTTTGGTTCAGGCAGAGATTTTTTAAGAGCAGGTACATCAGGTAGAGCAGCACTGAGCATCAAAAGATTTGGAGGCGGATCACGAAGCATTTGAAGAACAAGAGCCCTGTCAAGACAAAGCTCAGCTGCAAGGGCTTTTATCTGCAGCAGGACAAAATCGTACACATTTGCAGCAGAACCAAAATCCCCATAAAACTGAAAACTAAAGTTTACTTGACAATCAATTATTGGCTACAATGCAAACAAGGTTGAACTTTCTATTTCTTATTCCTTCTATTAAGTTTAATTCCCAACCAGAAACCAAAGCAATTAATTTCTAAACAGagagattgttttttttttttaacttggtGTATACAATAAGCTGAGAAACCAAAAAGATACCTTCCAAAAAGCTGTGCAACTCAATTTATCAATTTCCATTTAGACCAGAAGAATTCAAATTCTGTGGCCAATCCCACAGCTTTTCAGCTACCACAAAACGCATATAGATATATAGAAATTACACTTACACTGGTTTTGCGGCGACCGACTTTTAAAGCTGAAGCCAATCTCCGAAATTGCCAAGTCTTAAGCTTCACAGCTACTTCAACCTCATCgtcctcctcctcatcttcttcttcttcttcagtcgCATCGCTCTGAACAACATCAACATCGCCGTCCCCGTCTTCgtcatcctcctcttcttcctcgtcttcatcttcatcctcatcaaccGCACCAAACGCCTCCGCCAGTTCCTCTTCAAGCCTAGCCAGGTCCTCTTCACTTATCTCGTCGTCTTCGCCGTCATCATCAAACGACACGCCGTCGTTTCTGAGGTCTTCCTCCAGCAGCGAAAACAAAGCGTCTATAGCATCGCCGTCCACTTCATCCTCCTCATTCTTCGCCGCGCTTTTCTACATTTCACccccaattcaaaaaaaaacaaaaaaaaattatccaacCTTTTTCCTTTTACTGCAACAAGAAATTAAACCAAAGTTACCTTCTTTAACTTCGGCTGAGCTGACGTCACCGCGGCGCGGTGGTTCTTACGGAGGGCGAAGGCGAGCGTGGATGAGTAGCGAGCCGGAAGGTGACGTGGCAGGACCAGACTGGCCGGTCCGGTTCGGGTTGTTTCGTGGCGGGAAGACGGTAGACGATGAAGGCCGTTAGGAGCGTTGAGCGCCGAAGCGAAAGCCATTTTGCTCTACAAGGAAACGGAAATAGCAACGAAACGGTGGCGTTTTAAATGTCACAGCCTCGCACCGCTTCCGCCGGTTAGCATAAAAATGCGCCGCTTTCGGTGGCTCTGGGTTTATCTACTATACTCTGTAGCCTTCGCCATAAAACGACTGCGCTCAGCGCCGTTTTACCATTAAACGACGTGGCGTTGAGGGACGATACGGTGTCGTTTGATGGCTGTGATTGACTTGTCAAAGTAGTGCCAAAGCATAGGTAGCAATAGCATGGTAAAAGAAGTTTGATCTGTGAAGAAGTCTGAATTAAGCCAAACAAATAATGGCAACTGCTTCTTCATCGTCGTCGTCGAAAGGATGGATGGGCAACATCCAAACGACGGCTGCTCGCATCTTTTTCATTCTAATCATTTTTCAGATCCCACTTTTCAGGTACTGTAATTCtgtcaccatttttttttttttttgaaattttgatttataATTCTGGGTGTGCTTTGTTTTTGCTCAGTTTCATGTTTTAGCATCTGGGTATTGGTGGTTTTGGGTTTATCGAATCTGGGTTGATTGGTTGATGAAACCCTCTATGGGTTGTGTTGAATTTGCTTGTTGACTCGACTTTGTTATACCTGGAGATTGTGATTTAGGATCTGCACAATCTTTTTGGTTTAGCAGTTGAATTAGTGTACTTGGATCACATGCTGTACTCTCACGAGGACCCCTATATGGATCAGCAATTTGAGACTAGGGAATGAACTGCAGCTAAAAGATAAGTTCTTTTCTAAGTGGCAATATATGTTTAGTTGCTTGGGCAAAATTCGAACTGAATGAAAGGCTCTAGATTTGCTGAAAGTTCTGCCTTGGCAAACATATTTCCGGGATTAGTCGGAATCACATTAATGTAAAGCATCCATTTTTCTTGAATCAATGTGGGATCCATGTAGGTCCTGACATGGAGGATTGAAATGCGTTGCTGTACTACCATTGTACCATATATATGTTACTCATTTTGAACCTCCCTACCTTGTATTTGCTTTATTCTCTGAATCTATCTCCCTGCTTCACTTCTCCATTTGTTCCTCTAGCTTGTCTTGAACGAATCACATTAGTCTTTGTTCTTATCTTTTcaccaaagagaaaatttgcaTTCCTTCTGTGTTATCATGTAAAGTTGGAATAGATATAGTGAAGGGAAATTTGTAATGCTTTTGTCCGTTTCTCCTTTGGTTATTGTCACAGAGTTCCATGCAGAGCTGGTATGTGTACCACACCATTGCATTTCacatcttcccagctgattacAAGTGAGATCTTTCCTGTTCCTGTAGTAAAGGCTCTTCTCTACCCTGGAGCTCTTGCAAATGGCCTCTTAAGGAACATGACTGTTCCAAGCTGGAATAACTTGTTAGAAATCTATAACTTGACCAATGCAAAGGAAGCCAATCCAGTTACTGATCTCCAGCGCTTAGAGGTTTGCGTTTTTCAACcgattattttccttttctgttatTTTAAAACGTATTTATCTTAGTCAGAGgaagtctcttttttttttctttttccttatttGGTATTTTCCTGATTTGCCAGCTTAATTAAATTCTGGATCTTGCTAAACTCTCGTCCATAAATATTGACTACTGTAGGAACCTAACTTTGTTTTCCAATTGTATTGCACACTGTTAATGTTTGAATAGGAAGCTGGGTTAACTTACACAAATAAGATAGTAGAgtgtattttcttttcttactgACTTCGAAACGGTCAAGGGAGGTGAACACTTTAAAGTAGATATCTGGGATCCAGTTTCGTCCTAAACTACGTGAAATTTCATCCCATGCTTCCCCTTAAATGATCATTAGATATGTACTACAATTCCATATCAGGTTTTAGCAAGCTATCTAGCAGTAATCTCATCTCTGTTTCTGATTCATTCACCAGGTTCTAACAGGAAGCTACTTTTCTGTGGCTGGAGCCCTTGTGGGTGTTCTGAAATCAGGGAGGATGAGCATGTTTGGGACACTTCTATTAATTTGGGGCCTCATCAAAGAAGGGATCTTAGGAAAGCCTGTGAACACAGATCCTACTAAAGCTGTCTATGTCTACCCAACTATGTTGCTTGCCTTGATCGCTGCCTTCTCATCTATAAAGTATAATGCGAAGAAGATTGTTAGACCTGCACCTGCTAGGCCTATTGCAAAGCCTCTTCAGAGGTCTTCAAAATCTAAGCTGAAATGAGTTGAACTGCAATCATCAAATTTTTGTGTAACGTTTTAACAGTTAGCGAGTTCAAAACTGCGTGTCCTGTGTTCAGAAAAATATTGTTGtcattttttcttcaaatcacCAGCTGTTTCTCCAATACATTTCTTATCAATATTAGAAAGTTGGATGAGGTTTGAGAAAGTGACATGAAACAACAGATATCTACATGGTTGGCATAGGGAGGTCGTAAATGAACTTGTACACAAATTTATCAAATACGAAAGTAGTCTGTACCCTGTCATCCCGATATGTCTATGGATCAGCTTTTTCTTCATTACATTCTGTAGAATCTAAAATCTTAAGA
Coding sequences:
- the LOC112172411 gene encoding transcription factor HY5, coding for MLQDQATSSLAASSLPSSSERSSSSAFQLEVKEGMESDEEIRRVPEIGGESAGASVSGREAGSVAGPDRVQVAADQRKRGRSPADKESKRLKRLLRNRVSAQQARERKKAYLSDLEVRVKDLEQKNSELDERLSTLQNENQMLRHILKNTTASRRGGSGANADGSL
- the LOC112172410 gene encoding protein OVEREXPRESSOR OF CATIONIC PEROXIDASE 3, coding for MAFASALNAPNGLHRLPSSRHETTRTGPASLVLPRHLPARYSSTLAFALRKNHRAAVTSAQPKLKKKSAAKNEEDEVDGDAIDALFSLLEEDLRNDGVSFDDDGEDDEISEEDLARLEEELAEAFGAVDEDEDEDEEEEEDDEDGDGDVDVVQSDATEEEEEDEEEDDEVEVAVKLKTWQFRRLASALKVGRRKTSIKALAAELCLDRALVLQMLRDPPPNLLMLSAALPDVPALKKSLPEPKPVETVVETTVETGVEPTTDTAAVDTAVKVPVHVRQQKFSGQKRLKKVHLDTLERVYRRTKRPTNAIVSSIVHVTNLPRKRIVKWFEEKRSEEGVPDSRRPYQPSAPTTVN
- the LOC112170098 gene encoding uncharacterized protein LOC112170098; amino-acid sequence: MATASSSSSSKGWMGNIQTTAARIFFILIIFQIPLFRVPCRAGMCTTPLHFTSSQLITSEIFPVPVVKALLYPGALANGLLRNMTVPSWNNLLEIYNLTNAKEANPVTDLQRLEVLTGSYFSVAGALVGVLKSGRMSMFGTLLLIWGLIKEGILGKPVNTDPTKAVYVYPTMLLALIAAFSSIKYNAKKIVRPAPARPIAKPLQRSSKSKLK